The Branchiostoma floridae strain S238N-H82 chromosome 8, Bfl_VNyyK, whole genome shotgun sequence genome has a segment encoding these proteins:
- the LOC118421869 gene encoding uncharacterized protein LOC118421869, with product MASKVLLSAVLLVSVGVCHGDHHADYSQSKPTSAEGDVEHVCNGECPEYELLCSTPEYDVRRYKSALWVSTTVPHLSLSQASARGRKLLHDYFGGANDKHLKMSHTSPMVTQTREPSESPVREITVSLLLPKKVAKTPPKPADPWVVIDLVPETIMYVKKFGGRSPRVGFVADREAHNFFKTLKANKEPHPGEDGYYYVAQYGSEDSSDHDMHNEIWVFALNERTYKWLEFNDLTADGEGLPQCLHGNEEPMTWKKMDQSHIPLLTRERCSTTYCQAPKKCPKYELSEVKGVDDESIHLKQYKDFRALAYIPPTCYYDTAIHASAGPLLNPWTTRVGVPASDVAGTITVAIEKREELDGKSSCQKLYNVWYFAGGGTRSQEDRNMLENENGFRTPKTVEAVHHGKTAGSSPIYTKCFGGNAYYEPITITSTAKLLMERLRDQKKCFLGDHVGVWEFHPQSRLFDHYNEITVFADLDCSEQEGRPPFTFHLPVSKDYSRTEARPSLGHQCDTHECPETTTIMGLENNLQIFEYKSANWFYSKSPSKSCSNEEAFHKALNPLLSYLNGKNENNSRIDMTRPLYGQARDI from the exons ATGGCGTCCAAAGTCCTGTTGTCGGCAGTTCTTCTGGTCAGTGTTGGTGTGTGCCATGGTGACCATCACGCTGACTATTCTCAAAGCAAACCAACAAG TGCTGAAGGTGATGTGGAACATGTGTGTAACGGAGAGTGTCCCGAGTACGAGCTGTTGTGCTCGACCCCGGAGTACGACGTGAGGCGGTACAAGAGCGCCCTCTGGGTTTCCACTACGGTACCACACCTGTCCCTCTCCCAGGCCAGCGCCAGGGGACGAAAACTTCTGCACGACTACTTCGGAGGCGCGAATGACAAAC ATCTGAAAATGTCTCACACCTCCCCGATGGTGACGCAGACCCGGGAGCCTTCCGAGAGTCCCGTTCGCGAAATCACCGTGTCTCTGCTTCTGCCTAAGAAGGTGGCAAAGACCCCCCCAAAGCCTGCAGATCCCTGG GTGGTGATAGATCTCGTCCCAGAGACCATCATGTACGTGAAGAAGTTCGGAGGACGTTCTCCAAGGGTCGGCTTTGTCGCTGATCGGGAGGCCCATAACTTCTTTAAGACACTCAAGGCGAACAAAGAGCCACATCCCGGAGAGGATGGCTATTACTATGTCGCTCAGTATGGCAG CGAAGACTCGTCCGACCACGACATGCACAATGAGATCTGGGTGTTCGCGCTGAACGAGAGGACCTACAAGTGGCTGGAGTTCAACGACCTTACCGCAGACGGGGAGGGGCTCCCACAGTGTCTCCATGGTAACGAGGAGCCAATGACGTGGAAGAAGATGGATCAGAGCCACATCCCCCTGTTAACCCGGGAGCGGTGCTCTACCACGTACTGCCAAG CCCCAAAGAAGTGTCCAAAGTACGAGTTATCGGAAGTAAAGGGAGTCGACGACGAGAGCATACATCTCAAGCAGTACAAGGACTTCCGGGCACTGGCCTACATACCCCCCACATGCTATTACGACACTGCTATTCATGCTTCAGCAGGTCCACTGTTGAATCCCTGGACAACGCGGGTAG GTGTCCCAGCGTCGGATGTTGCCGGGACGATAACAGTCGCTATCGAGAAAAGAGAGGAGCTGGACGGGAAGAGCAGCTGCCAGAAGCTCTACAATGTGTGGTACTTCGCAGGCGGAGGGACGAGAAGCCAAGAG GACAGAAATATGCTGGAGAACGAAAACGGCTTCCGGACACCCAAAACAGTAGAAGCAGTTCATCACGGAAAGACCGCTGGCAGCTC ACCCATTTACACCAAGTGTTTCGGCGGTAATGCCTACTACGAGCCGATCACCATCACGTCCACAGCCAAACTGCTCATGGAGCGACTCCGGGACCAGAAGAAGTGTTTCCTGGGTGACCACGTCGGTGTCTGGGAATTCCACCCGCAGTCCAGGCTGTTCGACCACTACAACGAG ATCACCGTATTCGCGGACCTGGACTGCAGTGAACAGGAGGGCCGGCCGCCCTTTACCTTTCACCTCCCCGTGAGTAAGGACTACAGCCGGACGGAGGCCAGGCCGTCGCTGGGTCACCAATGTGACACCCACGAGTGCCCGGAGACTACCACAATCATGGGGCTGGAGAATAACCTGCAGATTTTCGAGTATAAGTCAG CAAACTGGTTCTACTCCAAGAGTCCTTCCAAGTCCTGTAGCAACGAGGAAGCTTTCCACAAGGCGCTGAATCCCCTCCTGTCGTATCTGAATGGAAAGAATGAGAACAACTCCAGAATTGACATGACAAGACCGTTGTATGGCCAGGCAAGGGATATTTAG
- the LOC118421870 gene encoding uncharacterized protein LOC118421870, translating into MSTWVCKVLAIGCVISPAAGLWPLNEQYGASDITGNGNDGTATGTQLAPGPYGDADGAFLFSGTAHSYIDIPNNGMLDVRYSFTILAHVYPTGEAGPIFDYSGTDSAVWNWAVHLWHLSPQNLQFRPLDRNGHLSQDVTACVLQQNAWNYVGGTYNSATGMASLWHNGELVREKYIGVSEVASQYPVRVAVRWDGNDRYFSGRIACLQLYNYAMTKEQIVAVRDVCKDATPGG; encoded by the exons ATGTCGACCTGGGTGTGCAAGGTACTGGCCATCGGCTGCGTCATTTCGCCAG CAGCTGGTTTGTGGCCCTTGAATGAACAGTACGGAGCATCAGACATAACCGGAAACGGAAACGACGGGACAGCCACAGGAACCCAGCTAGCCCCAGGTCCGTACGGAGACGCTGACGGAGCTTTCCTGTTCTCGGGAACTGCACATTCCTACATCGACATCCCCAACAATGGTATGTTGGATGTGCGCTACTCCTTCACCATACTGGCGCACGTCTACCCTACCGGAGAGGCTGGACCGATCTTTGACTACTCCGGGACCGACTCCGCCGTCTGGAACTGGGCAGTACACCTCTGGCACTTGTCTCCACAGAACCTGCAGTTTCG GCCTTTAGACAGAAATGGCCATCTTTCACAAGACGTCACTGCCTGTGTGCTGCAACAGAACGCGTGGAACTACGTGGGTGGGACCTACAACAGTGCAACAGGAATGGCATCGCTCTGGCACAACGGCGAACTGGTCCGTGAGAAATACATCGGAGTTTCCGAAGTTGCCAGTCAGTACCCTGTCCGGGTGGCGGTGAGGTGGGACGGAAATGATCGGTACTTCTCGGGCCGTATCGCCTGTCTACAGCTGTACAACTACGCCATGACTAAAGAACAGATTGTAGCAGTGCGTGATGTGTGTAAAG ATGCGACTCCTGGCGGTTGA